The genomic interval CTTGCCCATCCATGGAGCTCAGAGGTGTTACCTTCATCTTCAAAAATAGATGGTAGCTTCGAAGCAAAGAGAGGAAAAGTAAAAATCAAGTATCAAGACAAAAGACTACCAGCTGGCAACCGAATAATCTTCAAGCCTCTAGTCATTGAACACTTCAGTAGATGGAGTGATGAAGGAGACCAATACCTCTATTCTCTCGGATCTCAATCTTTTGACAAAAATGGTCGGCACAACTCATCATAATTTATGGATTACTGCCGAAAAAGATTCAGCGTTCAGCTACAGcaatgcaatgctagagtaatccaaTGCAAGATCTCATCATTGGGTTGCAGAGTTCATGCAAAAAGAAACTGCATTCATACCCAATAATTTATGTTGTAGTAACTGGAACCCTCTTTGAGTTCTCTGGTATAGCTATAAAATGTAGTTTTAGTTCTAAGTTTGTTCTCTTtagtctctaggtgattctgtataGTTGGACTCGTAgctacatattgtatgttgctagattcattTTTCAAagatatgtattggacagacagacagacagacagacagacagacaaaactcACACCAACACACTTACCATTGCCATCATTGAATAAAGTGCTGTACGACTTGAGACTAGTCGAAAAAAGTTTTTCATCATCAAGCCCATTGTCTTCTTCTTCCGAAGACGACCTCCCGTCTCTCTCATTTTCCCACGCAATCTGACGTGTACGCTCGAAAATTGCAGAAGCCTGCGCTCTCCTCTCTTCTGATGCTTGCAATGCAGTTTGTTCTTTCCCTTTCACTGTTGCttgatttggttgcttctTACTGCCCTCGTGGGGTAATGAACGGTCAGGTCCATTTGATTTATGCCCATCACCACGACCTCGTCCTCTTCCTTTTCCGCGCTGAAGGTAGAGAGGACGAGACATAATGTGCTATAGGTCCCGGATTTGCATAACCACATCCGGGTCTTTCTAAGTTTAGAAATCGTTTGAAAAAATTGAATGCTGCAGTGTAAAGTAACTAGTTGGTATAAGACGTAAAACGCTATGCTTTAGCTAAACTGCGCATGCTTtcgattaatattaatatttgaattccgatttaaatttaaatttaaattcgAAATAAATTTTTTGTCACGTGCGCGAATCATAGGCGTGATCAGTGGCCATGGTTACAGTAACTCTTCTTATCCAACTGCGGCCGCTgcattgtgttgtgtctgACCAGATGAGAAGGATAATGAAAGATAGACGTACTCTAGATTTGCAGTCTAATTGAATACTATATCAGTAAggatatttatttatttatttaaggAACTAAATTTATGTCTATGATAACACACTAAAAAGACAATCTGATGtacattgtactgtacagttctAGCGCATATACTATTGGAAACATCTTGTCGAAATTCATTtaatttgacaaaattcaataaattatatgttCTCAGTCATACTGGAGTCGGTCGCATCATATTTGTACTTCTGAAGAACTCTTCTAGCCTTGGAGCTTGTCAAAGCTCTGACATAAAACTCAACGAGAAGACTTCTCTTCTCCTCATCTGTTAAATCCCCATTTCGACCAAACATTCTAATTCGTCGCATTCGAGTTTCATATAATATTAATGCAGCAGCAACCGAGACATTAAAACTTTGAGTAAATCCAATCATCGGGATAAAGCAGCACACATCAGCCATCTCCACAGCCAAGTCGGAAACTCCATCCTTTTCAGCACCAAACACAAACGCAATTTTATTATCAAAATCGACGTCCTGCACTGGCAGTGAGCTGTTGTCCCTGTTGTTCATTGCTGTAGCAATTATTTGATATCCCCTCGATTTCAGATGAAGCAAGCAGTCACGTGTTGTATGCCACTTTCTAATTTGCAGCCATTTTCTAGCTCCGGCATCAGTTCGAGGATCTCCACTTGCCTGTCCTGCTTCACTCTCCTCGTCTGCTGTGATTGAATGAGCTTCTTGGAATCCTAGAGCGTCCATACTACGATAGACGGCGTTTTCGTTTCCCTTACTGTGCAGATGTTCCAACACAACGACGACATTTCTAGTTCTATTTTCTAAAACTCGCTCAATTCTGTTTCTCCTTTCTGACGAGATGTATGGCGCTAGCACCCGTTCCTTTGCCCATAATGACAAATCATTGCCTGTATTACACGATATACTCCGACACGTTGCGGCTGCACGACGAAAACATGAAAAAATCGAAACAACATTAGAATGCATAGCTAGCACCCACGGGATATTGTTGTCACTTCTAACAACAGTATCCCGTATTGGAAACGACACAacatatgacgtcattatctGTAGCCAGACAAAGGCGTGCGGCAAGGAAATTACGATGCTCGACAAAGAGAATGTAGGCAGCCGCCGGTTCGCGAGAGAATCGGTTCATCAACATCATATCAACCACCAATTAGCGATGGCTATTTCAGAGGGTGCTCGTCTGTGCGACCTCTCTTTCTACGAACATGCGACGGCGATTTTTAGCTATCTGACGCATGGATCGGTCGGTGTACCGCCGCCAATACCAAAGGAGCTAGCCTCTGATGTAGTGAGAAGGGTCGTGTACGAGCTAGCGTTCGGAACGTGGAGATGTGGGGCTCGAAATTTGATATTTGCGTTTGTTCAATTACTAGTTTGAGATTTTGTTGATCTAGATCGTCATGTATTGAGTGAAATTCTGGAAGACAGCGATTTCTTCTTCAAATTCTTTCATGTAAGTGTCAGGTTGATTGGACCTCACACGTCTGTTGCCTTGGATGCTCCTAGCTAGTGTCGGGTGACGGTTGGGCTTACGAGGTCTTTTTCATTCGACTTGTTTGGACG from Corticium candelabrum chromosome 14, ooCorCand1.1, whole genome shotgun sequence carries:
- the LOC134190322 gene encoding tRNA (guanosine(18)-2'-O)-methyltransferase-like is translated as MTSYVVSFPIRDTVVRSDNNIPWVLAMHSNVVSIFSCFRRAAATCRSISCNTGNDLSLWAKERVLAPYISSERRNRIERVLENRTRNVVVVLEHLHSKGNENAVYRSMDALGFQEAHSITADEESEAGQASGDPRTDAGARKWLQIRKWHTTRDCLLHLKSRGYQIIATAMNNRDNSSLPVQDVDFDNKIAFVFGAEKDGVSDLAVEMADVCCFIPMIGFTQSFNVSVAAALILYETRMRRIRMFGRNGDLTDEEKRSLLVEFYVRALTSSKARRVLQKYKYDATDSSMTENI